One Herbaspirillum rubrisubalbicans genomic window carries:
- the adh gene encoding aldehyde dehydrogenase produces MNLADISKLGVRDPFKQRYDNFIGGKFVPPVKGEYFENISPVIGRAFCEVARSSAEDVELALDAAHAAKKAWGKTSPTERANLLLKIADRMEANLELLATAETLDNGKPIRETMAADIPLAIDHFRYFAAAVRTQEGSICPIDDDTYAYHFHEPLGVVGQIIPWNFPILMAVWKLAPALAAGNCVVLKPAEQTPASIMVLVELIADLLPPGVLNIVQGFGVEAGKPLASNKRIAKIAFTGETTTGRLIMQYASQNLIPVTLELGGKSPNIFFADVLDKDDAFFDKALEGFAMFALNQGEVCTCPSRVLVQESIYERFIERALKRVAAIKQGNPLDKSTMIGAQASQEQLEKILSYIDIGKQEGAKVLAGGGREELGGDLASGYYVKPTVFQGNNKMRIFQEEIFGPVVSVTTFKDEEEALAIANDTLYGLGAGLWTRDGTRAFRMGREIQAGRVWTNCYHLYPAHAAFGGYKQSGIGRENHKMMLDHYQQTKNLLVSYSPKALGFF; encoded by the coding sequence ATGAACCTGGCAGACATCAGCAAACTCGGTGTACGTGACCCTTTCAAGCAACGTTACGACAACTTCATCGGTGGTAAATTCGTGCCGCCGGTCAAGGGGGAATACTTCGAGAACATCAGCCCGGTGATCGGACGCGCCTTCTGTGAAGTGGCCCGTTCCAGCGCCGAAGACGTGGAACTGGCGCTGGACGCCGCCCATGCCGCCAAGAAGGCCTGGGGCAAGACCTCGCCGACCGAACGCGCCAACCTGCTGTTGAAGATCGCCGACCGCATGGAGGCCAATCTGGAACTGCTGGCCACCGCCGAAACCCTCGATAACGGCAAGCCCATCCGCGAAACCATGGCCGCCGACATTCCGCTGGCCATCGACCACTTCCGCTATTTCGCCGCCGCCGTGCGTACCCAGGAAGGCAGCATCTGCCCCATCGACGACGACACCTATGCCTACCACTTCCATGAACCGCTGGGCGTGGTCGGCCAGATCATCCCCTGGAACTTCCCGATCCTGATGGCGGTGTGGAAGCTGGCCCCGGCCCTGGCCGCGGGCAACTGCGTGGTCTTGAAGCCGGCCGAGCAGACTCCGGCCTCCATCATGGTGCTGGTCGAACTGATCGCCGACCTGCTGCCCCCGGGCGTGCTCAACATCGTGCAGGGCTTCGGCGTGGAAGCCGGCAAGCCGCTGGCTTCCAACAAGCGTATCGCCAAGATCGCCTTCACCGGCGAGACCACCACTGGTCGCCTGATCATGCAATATGCCTCGCAGAACCTGATCCCGGTGACCCTGGAGCTGGGTGGCAAGTCGCCCAACATCTTCTTTGCCGATGTGCTGGACAAGGACGATGCCTTCTTCGACAAGGCCCTGGAAGGTTTCGCCATGTTCGCGTTGAACCAGGGCGAAGTCTGCACCTGCCCCTCGCGCGTGCTGGTGCAGGAATCGATCTACGAGCGCTTCATCGAGCGCGCCCTGAAACGCGTGGCCGCCATCAAGCAGGGTAACCCGCTGGACAAGAGCACCATGATCGGCGCGCAAGCCTCGCAGGAGCAACTGGAAAAGATCCTGTCCTACATCGACATCGGCAAGCAGGAAGGTGCCAAGGTGCTGGCCGGCGGTGGACGCGAAGAACTGGGCGGTGACCTGGCCTCGGGCTACTACGTCAAGCCGACCGTGTTCCAGGGCAATAACAAGATGCGCATCTTCCAGGAAGAAATCTTTGGCCCGGTGGTCTCGGTGACCACCTTCAAGGATGAGGAAGAAGCGCTGGCCATCGCCAACGACACCCTGTACGGTCTGGGTGCGGGCCTGTGGACCCGCGATGGTACCCGTGCCTTCCGCATGGGTCGCGAGATCCAGGCCGGTCGGGTGTGGACCAACTGCTATCACCTGTATCCGGCGCACGCTGCCTTCGGTGGCTACAAGCAATCCGGCATCGGTCGCGAAAACCACAAGATGATGCTGGACCACTACCAGCAGACCAAGAACCTGCTGGTCAGCTACAGCCCCAAGGCGCTGGGCTTCTTCTGA
- a CDS encoding sigma-54-dependent Fis family transcriptional regulator, whose product MQYQANRPGAGALLGAAPLVQAATDGVLDLQAIERSHQRSSSYGITRSQQPDLPVLSRADLAQALEANQTLSGHARPVMETLYDQIRNTHSMVILSDAEGTIIHTLGDSDFLAKADRVALGSGARWSEQLRGTNAIGTALYEQKPTTVHAQQHYLDANRFLTCSAAPIFDHRGQVLGVLDVSGECGSFHKHTMALVRMSAQMIENHLLAGSFPDGITLHFHSRAEFVGTLVEGIVSFTPGGRFLAANRSAQFQLGLTLSALQSHTFASLFGVPLSLLFEHHRKATPGLLELCLHNGIRIHGRAELRLRNQHFQNAREAAIDTPELMHPMPSAPATPSAPLAPQRRVHPGQVRPDLQALDTGDARMSAIIGKLRKVIDRDIAVLITGETGTGKEWLAQAIHRESARFRATQTRGGAAPFVAVNCSAIPENLIEAELFGYEDGAFTGARRKGAIGKIAQAQGGTLFLDEIGDMPLALQGRLLRVLQERTVTPLGSQRVIPVEFALVCATNQPLREMAARHSFREDLYYRINGLQVKLPALRERSDLAQLIERILIAEGGALAPRFDEQAQALLQASRWPGNLRQLSNLIRTALAMAEGEAWIGVQHLPDDFLEEAGPLQAGCGMAATTVCEEMRSDCLSIHDNEWATIERALRTHAGNVSAAAKALGVSRNTLYRRFKSRGH is encoded by the coding sequence ATGCAATACCAGGCAAACCGGCCCGGCGCCGGTGCATTGCTGGGCGCAGCGCCCCTAGTGCAGGCCGCCACTGATGGCGTGCTGGACCTGCAGGCCATCGAGCGTTCGCACCAGCGCAGTTCGTCCTACGGCATCACCCGCAGCCAGCAGCCCGACCTGCCCGTGCTCTCGCGCGCCGACCTGGCGCAGGCGCTGGAGGCCAACCAGACCCTCTCCGGCCACGCCCGCCCGGTCATGGAAACCCTCTACGACCAGATCCGCAACACCCACAGCATGGTGATCCTCTCGGATGCCGAAGGCACCATCATCCATACGCTGGGCGACAGCGATTTCCTGGCCAAGGCCGATCGCGTGGCGCTGGGTTCGGGGGCGCGCTGGTCGGAGCAATTGCGCGGCACCAATGCCATCGGCACCGCGCTGTATGAACAAAAACCCACCACCGTACACGCCCAGCAGCATTACCTGGATGCCAACCGCTTCCTGACCTGCTCGGCCGCGCCCATCTTCGACCATCGCGGCCAGGTGCTGGGGGTGCTGGATGTGTCGGGCGAATGCGGCAGCTTCCACAAGCACACCATGGCGCTGGTGCGCATGTCGGCGCAGATGATCGAAAACCATCTGCTGGCCGGCAGCTTCCCCGATGGCATCACCCTGCACTTCCACAGCCGCGCTGAATTCGTCGGTACGCTGGTCGAAGGCATCGTCAGCTTCACCCCTGGGGGGCGCTTCCTGGCCGCCAATCGCAGTGCGCAGTTCCAGCTCGGGCTGACGCTGTCGGCCTTGCAATCGCATACCTTCGCTTCGCTGTTCGGGGTGCCGCTGTCGCTGCTGTTCGAACACCACCGCAAGGCCACGCCAGGCTTGCTGGAACTGTGCCTGCACAATGGCATCCGCATCCACGGCCGGGCCGAACTGCGGCTGCGCAACCAGCATTTCCAGAATGCGCGCGAAGCGGCAATCGACACGCCCGAGCTGATGCACCCCATGCCGAGCGCGCCGGCCACTCCCAGCGCCCCGCTGGCGCCGCAGCGCCGTGTGCATCCGGGCCAGGTGCGGCCCGACCTGCAGGCGCTCGATACGGGCGACGCCCGCATGAGCGCCATCATCGGCAAGTTGCGCAAGGTCATCGACCGCGATATTGCCGTGCTGATCACGGGCGAAACCGGCACCGGCAAGGAATGGCTGGCCCAGGCCATCCACCGCGAGAGTGCGCGTTTTCGTGCCACCCAGACCCGGGGCGGTGCAGCGCCCTTCGTGGCGGTTAATTGCTCGGCCATTCCCGAAAACCTGATCGAAGCCGAACTGTTCGGTTATGAAGATGGCGCCTTCACCGGCGCGCGCCGCAAGGGCGCCATCGGCAAGATCGCGCAAGCCCAGGGCGGCACCCTGTTCCTTGATGAAATCGGCGACATGCCGCTGGCGCTGCAAGGACGGCTGCTGCGCGTGCTGCAGGAACGCACGGTGACGCCCCTGGGCAGCCAGCGCGTGATCCCGGTGGAGTTCGCGCTGGTGTGCGCCACCAACCAGCCGCTGCGCGAGATGGCAGCGCGCCACAGTTTCCGCGAAGACCTCTACTACCGCATCAACGGCTTGCAGGTGAAGCTGCCGGCCTTGCGCGAACGCAGCGACCTGGCGCAATTGATCGAGCGCATCCTCATCGCTGAAGGCGGCGCGCTGGCGCCGCGCTTCGATGAACAAGCCCAGGCGCTGCTGCAGGCCAGCCGCTGGCCAGGCAACCTGCGGCAACTGTCCAACCTGATCCGCACCGCCCTGGCCATGGCCGAGGGCGAGGCCTGGATCGGCGTGCAGCACCTGCCAGATGACTTTTTGGAAGAGGCAGGCCCGCTGCAGGCGGGTTGCGGGATGGCTGCTACTACCGTATGTGAAGAAATGCGCAGTGATTGCCTCTCCATCCACGACAACGAATGGGCCACCATCGAACGCGCCCTGCGCACCCATGCCGGCAACGTCAGTGCCGCGGCCAAGGCCTTGGGGGTATCGCGCAATACGCTCTACCGACGCTTCAAGTCACGCGGGCACTGA
- a CDS encoding DUF779 domain-containing protein: MSAPPRVTATEATVALLRQLQARHGPLIFFQSGGCCDGSAPMCYPADDFTLGDTDVYLGDIDGVPFYIGADQFEYWKHTQLIIDVVNGNGGMFSLENGSGKRFLTRSRLFSDAEYDSLAPLSARVT, translated from the coding sequence ATGAGTGCCCCACCCAGAGTGACCGCCACCGAGGCTACGGTGGCATTGCTGCGCCAATTGCAGGCGCGGCATGGACCGCTGATCTTTTTCCAGTCCGGCGGCTGCTGCGATGGCAGCGCGCCGATGTGCTATCCGGCCGATGACTTCACGTTGGGCGATACCGATGTGTATCTGGGCGACATCGATGGCGTGCCGTTCTACATCGGCGCCGACCAGTTTGAGTACTGGAAGCACACGCAACTGATCATCGACGTGGTCAATGGCAATGGCGGCATGTTCTCGCTGGAGAACGGCAGCGGCAAGCGCTTTCTGACGCGCTCGCGGCTGTTTTCCGATGCAGAGTACGACAGCCTGGCGCCGCTCAGTGCCCGCGTGACTTGA